From a region of the Fischerella sp. JS2 genome:
- a CDS encoding WD40 repeat domain-containing protein — translation MDWISLLKAQQADFLQRVKKPRTHDVSLLETQVRGCHTEIMAFSGEALEKMLIVACQQAEILGKNPPPIPPDYPEFSDWNIPFSAYFQQQVEDYILREQIVDQVMSQRLGKSVKKLPQDAVKSMVLDDEGNLRGESKFPYLLVDNPKNKILVCVADGESFNGIKKDKVKWSVAQEDLRDYSVLIFVCLFYPFNGERGYEKQAIVTGFLPTNQIEFSEPKIYVSPSQLLYAGGLSWYLATGISKQDTPSLFDEMFVPEKTQTVPPEHPLKGIIGDWECWQTLKGHSRGINCLAFYPGSENSGNSTLVASGSRGETKLWDLTKGELVGTLSEHPWMLSGLVDEVNALAFSPDGHTLVSAGADSTIKMWHVGARDLIDILHKHNGMVRCVAFTPDGRLLATGGDDRTICFWDLMQRRVIVALSLDDTAAHSLALSQDGEILVTGSYRKIKVWQVCQQEGKTPNAQLLNTLTGHSHIVCSLAMSSDRKILVSGSRDKTIKIWQLETGELLHTLEGHRDGVYAIALSPDGQTIASGSADKTIKLWHLQTGELLGTFTGHLHTVTAVAFSTSGEILVSGSLDKTIKIWQRS, via the coding sequence ATGGATTGGATTAGCTTACTCAAAGCTCAACAAGCTGATTTCCTTCAACGGGTGAAAAAACCAAGGACTCATGACGTATCTTTGCTGGAAACTCAAGTCAGAGGTTGCCACACTGAAATCATGGCATTTTCGGGCGAAGCACTGGAAAAAATGTTAATAGTTGCTTGCCAACAAGCAGAAATTCTTGGTAAAAATCCACCTCCCATACCACCTGATTATCCAGAATTTTCCGATTGGAATATACCTTTTTCAGCATACTTTCAGCAGCAAGTAGAAGATTATATTTTGCGAGAGCAAATTGTTGATCAAGTCATGTCTCAACGTTTGGGAAAATCTGTGAAAAAATTACCACAAGATGCTGTAAAAAGTATGGTTTTAGATGATGAAGGAAATTTACGTGGTGAAAGCAAATTTCCTTATTTACTAGTAGACAATCCCAAAAATAAAATTCTTGTTTGTGTGGCTGATGGAGAAAGTTTTAATGGAATTAAAAAAGATAAAGTTAAATGGTCAGTCGCTCAAGAAGATTTAAGAGATTACAGTGTATTAATTTTTGTCTGTCTGTTTTATCCATTTAATGGTGAGAGAGGTTACGAGAAACAAGCGATAGTGACTGGTTTTTTACCAACAAATCAAATTGAATTTAGTGAACCAAAAATTTATGTATCTCCCAGTCAATTGCTGTATGCAGGTGGATTGAGTTGGTATTTAGCAACAGGAATTAGCAAACAAGATACGCCATCATTATTTGATGAAATGTTTGTGCCAGAAAAAACTCAAACTGTGCCACCAGAACATCCTCTCAAAGGCATAATCGGCGATTGGGAATGTTGGCAAACACTGAAAGGACATAGTAGAGGTATAAACTGTCTTGCTTTCTATCCAGGAAGCGAAAATAGCGGCAATTCTACTTTAGTAGCAAGTGGAAGTCGCGGAGAAACAAAATTGTGGGATTTGACAAAGGGAGAACTAGTAGGTACTTTATCTGAACATCCCTGGATGTTGTCTGGACTAGTAGATGAAGTCAATGCTCTTGCTTTCAGTCCAGACGGTCATACTTTGGTAAGTGCAGGTGCAGATTCTACGATCAAGATGTGGCATGTTGGTGCTAGGGATTTGATCGATATTTTGCACAAACATAATGGCATGGTACGGTGTGTTGCTTTTACTCCAGACGGACGCCTGTTGGCAACAGGAGGAGACGACAGAACAATTTGCTTTTGGGACTTAATGCAACGTCGCGTTATAGTTGCCCTCTCTTTGGATGATACTGCTGCTCATTCTCTAGCTTTGAGCCAAGACGGAGAAATTTTAGTTACAGGCAGTTACCGCAAAATTAAGGTATGGCAAGTTTGCCAACAAGAGGGGAAGACTCCAAATGCCCAATTGTTAAATACTCTTACAGGTCATAGTCATATTGTGTGTTCTTTAGCGATGAGTAGTGATCGCAAAATTCTTGTCAGTGGAAGTCGGGATAAAACCATAAAAATTTGGCAACTAGAAACAGGGGAATTGCTGCATACTCTTGAAGGACATAGAGATGGAGTTTATGCGATCGCCCTCAGTCCTGATGGACAAACGATTGCCAGTGGTAGCGCT
- a CDS encoding MFS transporter produces MEQNPKVMTQPKILWLQVWSLAGVQGAIIICWLIYNLYLPKLLVGFDFPESLAVGIIILENALAVVMEPLMGALCDQAKYRVGSSFPFITLGVILSSVLFIAIPCIVTFVPPSDVTRLLLPLALVAWALAMTVFRSPIFALLVYYAIPPQLPSALSVVIFVGGVAGAFRAVASNFILSLGPIFTFVIGSFTLLGAAATLRLFNPPDSPIDQIQTRTNLEQFLRSLALILGTGVGIALGSRLLMDALSKLLKVNLNTDNVDGLMLIINLTIAFAFIPAGALAVKISNRVAMIIGVGITTIFLMIILYLGTYIPVILLGVCGFSLIFNGGIPFYFSLVRPRWAGLAVGMYFAGFALVGSLFPVVFPQPQLITPEIGVWVSAIAFVFAGICVASSRTPSEELEG; encoded by the coding sequence ATGGAACAAAATCCAAAAGTCATGACTCAGCCAAAAATTTTGTGGTTGCAAGTTTGGAGTTTAGCTGGAGTGCAGGGAGCAATTATCATCTGTTGGTTGATTTATAACCTGTATTTACCCAAACTGCTAGTTGGGTTTGACTTTCCTGAGTCTTTGGCAGTAGGAATAATTATTTTAGAAAATGCCTTGGCGGTAGTTATGGAACCACTCATGGGTGCGCTTTGTGATCAAGCCAAGTATCGAGTCGGAAGCAGTTTCCCTTTTATTACCTTGGGAGTTATCCTCTCTTCGGTTTTGTTTATTGCTATCCCCTGTATCGTTACCTTTGTCCCACCATCAGATGTGACAAGATTACTGTTACCTTTAGCATTGGTGGCGTGGGCGTTAGCAATGACGGTATTTCGCAGCCCAATCTTTGCATTATTAGTTTACTACGCAATACCACCTCAGTTACCTTCAGCACTCAGCGTCGTGATTTTCGTAGGTGGAGTAGCTGGTGCGTTCAGAGCGGTAGCCAGTAATTTTATTCTCAGTTTAGGGCCAATTTTTACCTTTGTAATTGGTTCTTTTACTCTTTTAGGGGCGGCGGCGACATTACGCTTGTTTAACCCACCAGATTCACCGATAGATCAAATACAAACACGGACAAACCTAGAACAATTTCTCCGGTCATTAGCTTTAATTTTAGGTACTGGGGTTGGTATAGCTTTGGGTTCCCGATTATTGATGGATGCTTTGAGTAAACTGCTCAAGGTTAATTTAAATACTGATAATGTTGATGGTTTAATGTTGATCATCAACCTTACTATAGCGTTTGCATTTATACCAGCAGGAGCATTGGCTGTGAAAATTAGTAATCGTGTAGCCATGATTATTGGTGTTGGGATCACTACTATATTTTTGATGATAATTTTATATTTAGGCACATATATTCCTGTAATATTACTAGGTGTATGTGGCTTTAGTTTAATATTTAACGGTGGCATTCCCTTTTATTTTTCGCTAGTGCGTCCTCGTTGGGCAGGATTAGCGGTAGGAATGTATTTTGCGGGATTTGCCTTAGTAGGAAGTTTATTTCCGGTAGTATTTCCTCAACCACAGTTAATTACACCAGAAATTGGGGTTTGGGTAAGTGCGATCGCATTTGTGTTTGCGGGTATATGTGTCGCTTCAAGCCGCACACCCAGCGAAGAATTAGAAGGGTAA
- a CDS encoding DUF4142 domain-containing protein: MLKPVTLFTAVLVALSTTAGCTTTNQSDQSATQPNETATQTGTTQTYPATPQSTTPITQTTTPTNQNTTPISNQEFVTQATQGNLAEIELGQLAQKKAASAEVKQYGQQMITDHTQAQNQLKQLAAQKKLTVPQSVGEQNKQVAANLSKLSGADFDQAYMNQMVQDHQKTISLFQNEAGKGQDPDLQAFATKTLPTLQQHLQQAQSLADQTTGTTTPSPTTTP, encoded by the coding sequence ATGCTTAAACCAGTAACACTTTTTACAGCTGTACTTGTTGCTTTATCGACCACTGCTGGTTGCACTACAACAAATCAGTCAGACCAAAGTGCAACTCAACCAAATGAAACGGCGACTCAAACAGGTACAACCCAAACCTACCCAGCTACGCCCCAATCTACTACCCCAATTACCCAGACAACCACTCCCACTAATCAAAACACTACCCCTATCTCCAATCAAGAGTTTGTAACTCAAGCCACACAAGGTAATTTGGCAGAAATTGAGCTTGGGCAACTAGCGCAAAAAAAAGCAGCAAGCGCTGAAGTCAAGCAGTATGGTCAACAGATGATCACAGATCATACTCAAGCTCAAAATCAACTTAAACAGTTAGCTGCACAGAAAAAACTTACCGTACCACAAAGCGTTGGTGAACAAAATAAACAAGTAGCAGCTAACCTGTCCAAGCTATCTGGTGCAGATTTTGATCAAGCATATATGAATCAGATGGTGCAAGATCACCAAAAGACAATTTCCTTGTTCCAAAATGAAGCTGGGAAAGGACAAGATCCTGACCTACAAGCTTTTGCTACTAAAACATTACCAACTCTTCAACAGCACTTGCAGCAAGCTCAATCACTTGCAGATCAAACCACAGGTACTACCACACCATCCCCCACTACCACACCTTAG
- a CDS encoding dienelactone hydrolase family protein produces MQPIYDESYEMVVQGVEVEQQQEEYYPVKLITSLGTIHCRYYSVPSSEKAVIWVGGIGGGWDTPARGLYPLLCQQLIKDGIASLRVRFRYPTQLTDSIMDVLAGISYLHEEGIKNFALVGHSFGGAVVIQAATQSPDVSTVVTLATQSYGTDVVSELATQCSLLLLHGTADQVLPPYCSQSVYQLALQPKRLILYPNAGHGLDEVADEVTQVVRDWIVDQLNSSSVRVL; encoded by the coding sequence GTGCAACCTATTTACGATGAATCATATGAGATGGTAGTCCAAGGTGTTGAAGTTGAACAACAGCAGGAAGAATATTATCCAGTTAAATTAATTACGAGTTTGGGTACAATTCACTGTCGTTACTATTCAGTTCCAAGCAGCGAGAAAGCAGTAATTTGGGTTGGGGGTATCGGTGGTGGTTGGGATACACCTGCTCGTGGACTTTACCCCCTACTTTGTCAGCAGTTAATCAAGGATGGCATAGCTTCTTTGAGAGTACGTTTCCGCTATCCAACACAATTAACAGACTCTATTATGGATGTATTAGCTGGTATTAGCTACTTACATGAGGAGGGTATTAAAAATTTTGCTCTTGTTGGTCATTCTTTTGGAGGTGCGGTAGTTATACAGGCTGCTACCCAATCTCCAGATGTCAGCACTGTTGTCACCCTTGCTACTCAATCCTACGGCACAGATGTAGTTTCTGAACTAGCAACCCAGTGTTCGCTATTATTGTTGCATGGTACGGCGGATCAGGTACTACCACCCTATTGCTCCCAAAGTGTTTATCAACTTGCCCTGCAACCCAAACGCCTAATTCTGTATCCTAATGCCGGTCATGGTTTAGATGAAGTGGCTGATGAAGTTACTCAAGTTGTCCGGGATTGGATCGTTGACCAGTTAAATAGTTCTTCAGTACGTGTACTTTAG